Within Falco cherrug isolate bFalChe1 chromosome 12, bFalChe1.pri, whole genome shotgun sequence, the genomic segment GGCAATCATTCCCTCCCTGTGCTCTGAgggcttctttttctgtatgctATAATAAATGTAAATCTTGTAATAACTCTTTCTGGGGTTCTTTCCCAACCTTGCTGCTGTTGGCtaagatttatatatatatatatttagggACTCACTACATCCACACCTAAGCTTCAAGGTAGTTTTGGAAATTGGGCTACTGTACTGTTATTGCTATGCCAAGAGGTTCAGGCTAATTCCTGCTTTGAAATCTTGTTTGCAAAAGAACAGGTCACCTCCCCTTTCCACCATGGGGTGTAGTACCTTTAGCCACCACCTCAAGACACTGAAATTTAATCCAAACCAAAGTCCCAGCAACCACATCTCtatcacaaaaggaaaagctgcttgCCTAGCCCCTTCTAAAGTTTCCACAGAAATAAACGTCACCTCTGAAAACACCAAAATATTCCTTTGTTATGCTTTATAATCTAAGGTGCATATTAAAATGTTTCGTTTTGAAAAGCACCATGggaattttgaaattatttcccGCACACCCCCCATTTCAATTTAACTGCTCTAATTAACCAGCTCCAAAGACCATGACCTGCATTACAATCAGAACTACTACAGCATTCTCCTTAGAGGTTACACTTTCAAACCAGCAAAGAGCAGTAACTCCTTAAAACAGCTTCTTGCTGCAGCCAGTTTCTTTTCTAACTTCATCTCTCTTAGGGCCCAAAGGCGTGATCAATGACTGGAGGAAGTTTAAATTAGAAAGTGAAGACAGAGACTCCTTATCCTTgagcaagaaagaaattcttaGACAAATGTCTTCACCACACAGATCTTTCAGTAAAGATGATAAACAGACCAGAGAGAGATTCTGCCGTAAGgtaagagaaaagcaaaataaattaattttcattctatATAAAACATACCAGTCATAAGCTGGAAAATCTTGAATTTGCCAGACTCTGTTCCTTTGCAGCTTAGCAGAGCTCACACAATACAGACAGGACAAACACACCTGCAACCATCTACCTCATCCTCAAATGAAGGCTAACCAGTAAAATAAGCAGTGTATCTCACAACAACAGATCACAGAGttcaacctttttttcctcccttccttgcCTCAATGCTCCATAACCTTGGTTCAGGCAATGGAAAACTTTTAACATGTTTAAAAACCTACTAGACAGGATAGAGCTCTGAGCCTGAATGTCGCTCATTACCAGTTCTGAAACGGGGAGGacccaaccccccccaaaccacagGAATTATACTTTGACCCCACTATACAGTCACTGGCAAAATTCCCACCAACTCTGGAAGATCCAGAAGTTTTTGCCAAACTGTCTTCAGTACCATTGAGCTGACATGCAAGTGTTGAGACAGGATGTTCACCTGTCTCTTGACAAGACCGTCCACAATCGTTGTAGGAAGCAACTTCTCCTCTGGCCAAGCTTTCAATACAGCGCTCTTCAGAGAACAGCTTAGCCCCGTCCTGTTTCTGCACCAACAGATTACCACTTACTAATACAACATTCTCTCAATATTCACAGATGAGCATGCAGGAGTATGAGTTAATTCACGATGAGCAAGAAGATGAAAGTTGCCTACAAAAATACCGCAAACGCTGCATGCAGGATATGCACCAGAGGCTGAGTTTTGGGCCAAAATATGGTTACGTGTGTGAGCTGCAGAATGGGGAACAGTTCCTGGAAGCCATTGAGAAAGAGCATAAAAACACCACTGTCATTGTCCACATTTATGAAGATGGCACCAAGGGCTGCGATGCTCTCAACAACAGCTTGACCTGCCTGGCAGCTGAGTATGCCACCGTGAAGTTCTGCAAGATCAAGGCCTCCGACACGGGGGCCGGAGATCGCTTCTCAAGCGACGTGCTTCCCACTCTACTGGTCTATAAGGGTGGGGAGCTTCTGAGCAATTTCATCAGCATTTCTGAACAATTCAATGAGGAGTTTTTTGCTGTGGATGTGGAGTCTTTCCTAAATGAGTATGGGCTGCTACCTGAAAGGGAGCTTCCAGCACTGGGAAATGGCAACACAGATGAGCAAGATGTTGAATAATTAGTCCCcactctctccctttccttttcagtatGTTATAAATCAATCTCAGTAACACCCATCTCATTTAGAGAAGACTGTCTGTGCTAACTTATTTGTAagatacacacatacaaaaattgTTTAACTGTTAGCATGTGAATTTTACTTATAACACATACGACTGGCAGTCCTATACATAATTATTCCTGTGCCAGCCACAAGTAATAGGAAGAACTGGAGATGATACTTGTGATCTCTAGgaaattaaggggaaaaaaataattaaaaactgaGGCCCAATGCCTGCCTCCATGAAGCAcaagaataatttcatttcaacaGTAACAGAACTGAACCATCCCtctacacacacaaaaagctgTCTCTTGGGCTCTGGATTTATTGTGTCCTGACTCCTCAGATTCACTGTTACCAATTTCAGTAGGAATGAGATCTCACACAGCAGTTTTAAGGACAAACAAATAGCCCAAAGCCCTTGCATCCCTAAATGGCTTAGGTATCTAGCACATTATATTACGCTTCTGCATTTATCTGTCAACATTCGTGAGACTACAGAAGTTAGACCAGGACTTCTCTAAGTTTGCCATTCAAACAGCTAACATCATCAGCTAATTTCAGTTCATTGTTGCTCCATATTTTGaacataacatttaaaatatctgcaagTTACTGAAAAAGTATACTGTAGTTCTGTATAACTGAATAAAGCTTAACAGCTCTCAAAACCTGCCATTGGAAGTGTGAAATATATTGGTAGCACATAACCTTaaacttaaaaatatgaaatatttgtaaGCATTCATTAGACATTCCCCAAACTCAAAGTTTTAAGATTTACTAAAGGGATGCTGTTGAAAACTACAATTTAGCTATCCATTTGAGAGGCAGACACAGGTTAAACTCACTATAAACCTTCCTCTTTCTgtagttcaaaaaaaaaacaacctaccTCCTCAAATTCTGATACAAGACAATAAAACATTAGAAACATTTCAATTACTTCTTTTATGTACTAGCAAAGCTGAAGGCTGAATTTTACTGTGAGGTTAGAAATCTCTCTCTCTTACTCTGAGGACAGAAACACCAATATCAACTGCAGACCATTTTGCTGATAACATTTGAGATTATCAAAATGTTAAAGATGATTTTTAGTACTCATACGACTCACcagtttttatttgatttgataGTTTCATGTTTTGCTCAGTTTGGAGTGGGAactttcagttttgcttcagGTCAGGATGCCACCTGCAAAATTCTGCACATGTATCAGTAAGAATTCCAAATTGAGTGGCCAGGAACAAGGAGACATTGCTGCAGTGATATAACCCACACGTTAAAAGCAGGCTCTTACCACtcttaaacacatttttttctccacttttcaTTCACATGGAAAAATTCACCAGAGCAGCTGAAAGTGACAATATTTTTCAACAGATTTGCACAACAAAGTAATTCTACTCAAAAATATTTGGCAAATATAACCCTGCAAAacattactgaaaaattaatgagatACACTTTCAAGTTAAACACAATTTATGccttgttttaaataatgttaaaaaagtatcttttttgaCTGTCCAATTTTAGGGACTATCAAAATGCTACTGAATTTCTACTTTTAATATTGTTTTGCCATGGATTAATGTTTTAACAGAGCACTAGAAACCTCACCTCACGTACACTAAGCAATACCAAAGAAGTTCTTTATTGCCTCTTAACAATGTACAATCTTCTTTAACCTATAAGACAATTCCTGATTTCATTCCACCAAAATATCAAACAGCATCTTCCCAAAATTTTATAATTTCTATGATGCAAATTTCTGAATGCAAGATTGTCATTTTTCTGATGGAACTCCAGGTGGAATAAAGCTTTTCCTTTAGAGCAGTCCTTTTTCCCCTTACTCAAGCATGATTGTTTACCCCTCAGCTAAATTCACCCTCACCTTAACATTTCATTTGGATCAGCAGGTCAAATCCCCAGAAAGCTACCGCTTGCAGATATACCTAACATTATGACAATCTGATGATCTTATAACAGGTTATGTAGAAAATAATGCATTATCTTCTATCACAAAATTAACCATTTACTAATACCAGGACAGTATTTGTCTTGTATTTTTTGATGACATGTTTTAAAGAAGAGGCATGACAGATTTCTGTCCTCTACACACCAGAAAATCTCCACGTAACTGCTGGGAAGCTAACATTCTTAAGAACCTTCCCTCTTTATTAAACTTGGTGCAAAAGTTACTAAGCTGCACGTCAGTAGCCTGATCACAATATGCTTCATTTCTTTGAGGAACCaggctgaaagcaaaaatacccTAACAAACAATAACCACCACAGAAACTACATTTATAGCTAGTTGTAAGAAGTAAGATGACACTCCAATTTAAGTCAGATTAAGCATGCTTAAGCAGGATTTCCTTCAACctgtaatttaaagaaaaacaagaaaatgaaagcacacAGTTGATGCCAAGCCTCAACAGAAGCTCATGACTAATGAAGCGGCAAATAAAGCTCTGATCACGACCGTatttctgcagaattaaaaaaaacaccttaaaaacaaaaagcaagactTGGCTCAAACATTGTACTACTATACAAAGATTCTCGAATAACAAGTAGTAAATGCTTCAATAAGCACACGGGAGCAGCCTCCCTGCTACCCTCTGCTATAGTTAACTCTTCTTTTTGACTCAGTCACAGGGACCAAGCATCCTTAGATATCCTGATGCAGACAGAAATGGAGGAGGTAGAAACCAATTATCAGTGGTGTCACTGCTCAAACTAAAACCAGAAACTCTGGCAGATGCATGGCTGTTAACAGCATGCCAAATGCTACCCCTCAGATGTACAATGAGGCTTGTAATTCCTCACAAGACCACCGAGGCTTTCTAAAACTACACAGCACTGACAATAAGGTTTCTGTAAAGTTATTTCATAACATCAGTATTAGAACTACACTTAAACACTCAGATTTTCAAATGTGGTAGTCCCAACCATTCCTCTAGACTCttacatatgaaaataaaaatacatctgcaGTTCTGGATACAAATTAACCAAGCTCAGTTTCTGTCATGATGGACTTTTCACAAACTGAAAGATTCAGATCATACAGGTAACAGGAAAAGGATAAATCTGTATGAAACCTGAGCAAAAACTAAGCTGTAGTCAAGACATTACTTTTAAAAGGTTGATTTCCCTTTTCCTTACACACACCTTTTGTTTGTCTTGAAGAACTCATCTTCTTACGTTATCACTGGCTAACAGTGCAAAAAGGATGGGAAGCAAAACAACAATGAAATCCCCTCTTGGTTAGTTctgttaattctttttttaaacaaacaagaacCTGCTTGCTTCTACATCCATTATTTCCTCACAGCAGGATGACTGGAAGGCTCAATCTGTAGATACAAGTCACattactcattttattttttttttacagggctaaattattttcttattgcaCAGATGGTAGTTCAATGTATTAAAGCAGAAATCTCATCCAAAGCAACTTCTTTGTGTTCTTCCAACCTCAGACGGGAAAATTAAGACTTCCACAGATCCTCGATACCTAGTTAGTTATAAACTGAAGGATTATTTTGACAGTCTGTAATAACACCATAAAGAAAAGTATAATTTACTAAACACTGAATAAGTTTgcagaggcagggaagaaaaacagaattctttGTTAGGGAATCCATGGAATAATACCTCCAAACAAGCTCACTTCTTACACCATAGATGCTAAACAAGAACTATTAGAAGTGTGTTTCATGacaattttcttctctggtgTAAGATATTTAGCATCTCAAATGTTGTACTTCACTTCTATGGCTGAATTTTGAGTAACAGGCACCCCTAAAAGCATACCCACACccccacaggaaaaaaaaaagaaaaaaaaaaagagaca encodes:
- the PDC gene encoding phosducin, yielding MEENANTSFEEDFEGQATHTGPKGVINDWRKFKLESEDRDSLSLSKKEILRQMSSPHRSFSKDDKQTRERFCRKMSMQEYELIHDEQEDESCLQKYRKRCMQDMHQRLSFGPKYGYVCELQNGEQFLEAIEKEHKNTTVIVHIYEDGTKGCDALNNSLTCLAAEYATVKFCKIKASDTGAGDRFSSDVLPTLLVYKGGELLSNFISISEQFNEEFFAVDVESFLNEYGLLPERELPALGNGNTDEQDVE